Proteins from one Pseudarthrobacter sp. BIM B-2242 genomic window:
- a CDS encoding SDR family oxidoreductase, whose product MSQDSPLNVLVTGGSGPSGVAVARALQEAGFRVFTVGSDQARIAAAAAKAGDGVTPLVCDLADLADVTALRQALAAAAGRMDAVIHLVGGWRGAKGITDQSDADWEFLHRGAVTTVRNVSRVFFDDLAASSAGRFAIVSSTAVEQPTAATASYVAAKAAAEAWTMAMADGLSRSAAGEGRELGSAAVVLVVKALVDAEQRQAHPERSFPGATDVKDLGAAVVRLFRTPAPELNGRRLRLAT is encoded by the coding sequence GTGAGCCAGGACAGTCCCTTGAACGTGCTGGTCACCGGCGGCAGCGGACCCTCCGGGGTCGCGGTGGCCCGCGCGTTGCAGGAGGCAGGATTCCGGGTGTTCACCGTGGGCTCTGACCAGGCGCGGATCGCTGCCGCCGCAGCAAAAGCGGGCGACGGCGTCACTCCCCTCGTGTGCGACCTCGCAGACCTGGCCGATGTCACCGCCCTCCGGCAGGCCCTCGCGGCCGCTGCCGGACGGATGGACGCTGTGATCCACCTCGTGGGTGGCTGGCGCGGCGCGAAGGGCATCACGGACCAGAGTGACGCCGACTGGGAGTTCCTGCACCGCGGGGCCGTCACCACGGTGCGGAATGTGTCGCGGGTTTTCTTCGATGACCTGGCCGCCTCCAGCGCGGGAAGGTTTGCCATCGTATCCTCCACCGCGGTTGAGCAGCCCACAGCGGCGACGGCCAGCTATGTGGCGGCCAAGGCTGCCGCGGAGGCGTGGACCATGGCGATGGCGGACGGACTGTCCCGCTCGGCCGCGGGCGAGGGCAGGGAGCTGGGCAGCGCCGCCGTCGTCCTGGTGGTGAAGGCGCTGGTGGACGCAGAACAGCGGCAGGCGCACCCTGAACGCTCCTTCCCAGGGGCCACAGACGTCAAGGATCTGGGGGCCGCCGTCGTCAGACTCTTCCGCACTCCCGCACCCGAACTGAACGGCCGGCGCCTGCGCCTGGCCACCTGA
- the msrB gene encoding peptide-methionine (R)-S-oxide reductase MsrB gives MSIFGKSVFGNKATDSIPASSLDVGTDVPEPAVRKSDDEWRQELTPEEYRVLRQAGTERPFTGEYVDTHTEGVYQCRACGSELFRSNEKFDSHCGWPSFWAPLADGTVRYIHDRTLGMERVEVRCSNCDSHLGHVFKGEGYGTPTDQRYCINSVSLKLVPRSVDDGDSAVS, from the coding sequence ATGAGCATCTTTGGAAAGAGCGTTTTCGGGAACAAAGCCACCGACTCCATCCCTGCGTCGTCCCTGGACGTGGGCACCGACGTACCGGAACCCGCCGTCCGGAAATCGGATGATGAGTGGCGGCAGGAACTGACGCCGGAGGAGTACCGCGTGCTGCGGCAGGCCGGTACCGAGCGTCCCTTCACCGGCGAGTACGTGGACACCCACACGGAGGGTGTCTACCAGTGCCGTGCCTGCGGGTCTGAACTGTTCAGGAGCAACGAGAAGTTTGACTCCCACTGCGGCTGGCCGTCCTTTTGGGCACCGCTGGCGGACGGGACAGTCCGGTACATCCATGACCGGACGCTCGGCATGGAACGCGTGGAGGTTCGGTGCTCGAACTGCGACTCCCATCTCGGCCACGTGTTCAAGGGTGAGGGCTACGGTACGCCCACTGACCAGCGCTATTGCATCAACTCGGTATCCCTGAAGCTGGTTCCCCGCAGCGTTGACGACGGCGATTCCGCGGTGTCCTGA
- a CDS encoding low specificity L-threonine aldolase, producing the protein MTTTADAAPRTAPDTAARLHDPSVRGFASDNYSGVHPEVLAALAAANEGHQVSYGEDDYTARLQELMEEHFGAGIECFPVFNGTGANVLSLQSLLPRWGAVVCASTAHINMDENGAPERIGGIKLLHVPTPDGKLTPELIDREAWGFGDEHRAQPLAVSITQTTELGTCYTPDEVRAIAEHAHSRGMKLHMDGARLANAAAHLGVSLRAFTRDAGVDILSFGGTKNGLLYGEVVVALNPEAAHGLVFLRKMNMQLASKMRFLSAQFIALLEGDLWLRSAAHANAMAARLRAAVETIDGVEPTQKTESNGVFAVLPAGVADRLRESFRFYDWDEAAREVRWMCSFDTSEEDIDAFVAAIRQELASHNEGRAAR; encoded by the coding sequence ATGACAACCACGGCAGATGCCGCCCCCCGGACCGCACCCGACACCGCCGCCCGGCTGCATGATCCCTCCGTCCGCGGCTTCGCGTCGGACAACTACTCCGGCGTCCACCCCGAAGTGCTGGCTGCCCTCGCGGCCGCCAACGAAGGACACCAGGTGTCCTACGGCGAGGACGACTACACCGCCCGCCTGCAGGAATTAATGGAAGAGCACTTCGGCGCCGGCATTGAATGCTTCCCGGTCTTTAACGGCACAGGCGCCAACGTCCTGTCCCTCCAGTCCCTGCTCCCCCGGTGGGGCGCAGTGGTGTGCGCCTCCACGGCGCACATCAACATGGACGAAAACGGCGCCCCCGAGCGGATCGGCGGGATCAAGCTGCTGCATGTCCCGACTCCCGACGGCAAACTGACCCCGGAGCTGATTGACCGCGAAGCCTGGGGCTTCGGCGACGAGCACCGCGCGCAACCCTTGGCTGTCTCCATCACCCAGACCACCGAGCTGGGTACGTGCTACACCCCGGACGAAGTCCGCGCCATTGCCGAGCACGCCCATTCCAGGGGCATGAAACTGCACATGGACGGGGCGCGGCTGGCCAATGCGGCCGCGCATTTGGGCGTGTCGCTGCGGGCTTTCACGCGCGACGCCGGCGTGGACATCCTCTCCTTCGGCGGCACCAAGAACGGGCTGCTTTACGGCGAAGTGGTGGTGGCCCTGAACCCTGAAGCCGCGCACGGCCTGGTGTTCCTCCGCAAGATGAACATGCAGCTTGCCTCAAAAATGAGGTTCCTCTCCGCCCAGTTCATTGCCCTGCTCGAGGGCGATCTGTGGCTCCGGTCGGCGGCGCACGCCAACGCCATGGCCGCCCGGCTCCGGGCTGCGGTGGAGACGATCGACGGCGTGGAGCCCACGCAGAAGACGGAGTCCAACGGCGTCTTCGCGGTCCTGCCGGCCGGGGTGGCGGACAGGTTGCGGGAGTCCTTCCGCTTTTATGACTGGGACGAGGCCGCCCGCGAGGTCCGCTGGATGTGCTCCTTTGACACGAGCGAAGAGGACATTGACGCCTTTGTGGCCGCCATCCGCCAGGAACTTGCGTCCCACAACGAAGGCAGGGCCGCGAGGTAG
- a CDS encoding DUF3000 domain-containing protein — MVNSLAQVPPEFLHALGTLRKARCRSELRLAEIPAPARLAPFAVALGAEVMAPGPGSGTTPVHGPAAMALAAASGTEDDDATELATGRFILLHDPDGSAVWDGEFRIVTYIRAQLEPEMGNDEMLGTVAWTWLVEALENHKAPYRAAGGTATRVLSESFGTLSDRPGSIDIELRASWTPASSDITAHLEAWSDMVCTFAGLPPLPDGVSALPRRRRN, encoded by the coding sequence ATGGTGAACTCACTCGCCCAGGTTCCCCCGGAATTTCTCCACGCCTTGGGAACCCTCAGGAAGGCCCGCTGCCGCAGTGAACTCCGGCTGGCGGAAATTCCGGCGCCCGCACGGCTGGCGCCGTTCGCCGTGGCACTCGGCGCCGAAGTCATGGCGCCGGGTCCGGGCAGCGGCACCACTCCCGTCCACGGCCCCGCAGCCATGGCGCTGGCCGCGGCGTCAGGCACGGAAGACGACGACGCCACCGAACTGGCCACCGGCCGCTTCATCCTGCTCCACGACCCCGACGGCTCCGCGGTGTGGGACGGCGAGTTCCGCATCGTCACCTACATCCGGGCGCAGCTCGAGCCCGAGATGGGCAACGACGAGATGCTCGGTACCGTGGCCTGGACCTGGCTGGTTGAAGCCCTCGAAAACCACAAGGCCCCCTACCGGGCAGCCGGCGGGACTGCCACACGCGTCCTGTCCGAAAGCTTCGGCACGCTCTCCGACCGGCCCGGCTCGATAGACATCGAGCTGCGCGCCTCCTGGACCCCTGCGTCCTCCGACATCACGGCGCACCTCGAGGCGTGGTCCGACATGGTGTGCACGTTTGCCGGCCTCCCCCCGCTACCAGACGGCGTCTCCGCCCTTCCGCGCCGCCGCCGGAACTAG
- a CDS encoding DUF6421 family protein — MTVTMTGAPITITAGLPAWHRLKAAAESLQALQSQDGSVPDAVNHAAAAVEVAAITEAIAELAPLFPHDAAYLDAVVADFEAWENGGFGVPDFLASLLAFQPQLQRHDGLSHLVIFPMYTQNGSSSRLVEAVLVEVIWPEFVAELEAGAYSNKLFVPIRFLDFTRGYNTNSAVLFPETVAVRETPSFTWGAIFADREAARFRRVLKAAADITSLDLPAGAAELLADQELAEATFVMWDLIHDRTHMRGDLPFDPFMIKQRMPYFLYSLEELRCDLTAFRESVRIEKDDDARPEARRHAKLVQYAIIFDRIFRFAITGSRVRNYDGLGGQLLFAWLHQHHVLHWTDTRLRIDWDQVPDAVIALGSAIDDLYWRSIDRPKTAHWLAAYELISNTVTPSPASVWAKGPDALPVSGPPRGLTDQVLDDEFPLSMFYEALEKKMRPVIESTAGITGTSAL, encoded by the coding sequence ATGACCGTCACCATGACCGGCGCCCCCATAACCATCACCGCCGGGCTTCCCGCCTGGCACCGGCTCAAGGCTGCCGCCGAATCGCTGCAGGCACTGCAGAGCCAGGACGGGTCAGTGCCTGACGCGGTCAACCACGCTGCCGCCGCCGTCGAGGTCGCCGCCATCACCGAGGCCATTGCCGAGCTGGCGCCGCTCTTCCCGCACGACGCCGCCTACCTTGACGCCGTCGTCGCCGATTTCGAGGCATGGGAAAACGGCGGCTTCGGCGTGCCGGACTTCCTGGCCTCGCTGCTGGCCTTCCAGCCGCAGCTGCAGCGTCACGACGGGCTGTCACACCTTGTCATTTTCCCGATGTACACCCAGAACGGCAGCAGCAGCAGGCTGGTGGAGGCCGTCTTGGTCGAGGTGATCTGGCCGGAGTTCGTGGCTGAACTGGAGGCCGGGGCCTACTCCAACAAGCTGTTTGTCCCCATCCGGTTCCTGGACTTCACCCGCGGCTACAACACGAACTCGGCCGTGCTTTTCCCGGAAACCGTGGCCGTACGGGAAACGCCATCCTTCACCTGGGGTGCGATTTTCGCAGACCGCGAGGCAGCCCGGTTCCGCCGGGTCCTGAAGGCGGCGGCGGACATCACCTCGCTGGACCTCCCGGCCGGCGCCGCAGAGCTCCTGGCAGACCAGGAACTGGCCGAGGCCACGTTCGTGATGTGGGACCTCATCCATGACCGGACACACATGCGCGGCGACCTGCCGTTCGACCCCTTCATGATCAAACAGCGGATGCCCTACTTCCTGTATTCACTGGAGGAACTTCGCTGCGACCTCACCGCGTTCCGGGAATCGGTCCGGATTGAAAAGGACGACGACGCCCGGCCGGAAGCCCGCAGGCACGCGAAGCTGGTGCAGTACGCCATCATCTTCGACCGGATCTTCCGCTTTGCGATCACGGGCAGCCGCGTCCGCAATTACGACGGCCTCGGCGGGCAACTGCTGTTCGCCTGGCTGCACCAGCACCACGTCCTGCACTGGACGGACACCCGCCTCCGCATCGACTGGGACCAGGTGCCGGACGCCGTCATCGCCCTCGGGTCAGCGATTGATGACCTTTACTGGCGCTCCATTGACCGCCCGAAGACCGCCCATTGGCTTGCTGCCTACGAACTGATTTCCAACACCGTCACGCCCAGCCCCGCATCAGTGTGGGCCAAGGGCCCGGACGCGCTCCCCGTATCAGGGCCGCCGCGCGGCCTGACGGATCAGGTTCTGGACGACGAATTCCCGCTGTCCATGTTCTACGAGGCGTTGGAGAAGAAAATGCGCCCGGTCATCGAATCCACGGCGGGCATCACCGGAACCTCCGCCCTGTGA